The Pyrenophora tritici-repentis strain M4 chromosome 8, whole genome shotgun sequence genome contains a region encoding:
- a CDS encoding TolA, Membrane protein involved in colicin uptake, whose protein sequence is MAPIDEAIADLESRDPGEKFTLKEVAEKWGVNRSTLGRRWRRVTGPRSDGYAQQQAIGPQQELELVRYITKLTKQGLPPTREMIRNFSSEVAHQQLSESWVTRFINRHEIYLISKWTTAMDRTRHLADSESKYRLYFELLHQKITEYHLEARDIYNMDEKGFLIGMIGRSKRIFSRRQWDKKEVRASLQDGSREFLTLLACCCADGSSLPPALIYAAKNGAIRSSWVEDIKAGEHEVFVSSSLTGWSNNDVGLAWLEQVFDRYTKQRSGRWRLLILDGHGSHLTMEFIKYCDRHRILLMILPPHSTHTLQPLDVVLFKPLSQAYSNELTNHLYKAQGLIPIKKGDFFPLFWRAWQASFKQSTILKAFEATGIWPIDPNVILRRFASTPEAERSSSSGLSDHDWRKLDRLVRAAVNDSHQYEARKLRSSVHHLSVQYKLLQHENEGLKEALQHKKKHKKKGKALDLQQRQEYHGGSVFWSPRKIREARAREVVRERDKIEEKLQKAQAKKQREEVQLQRQVKLEEKRVERQRLKEIRELERAEKAAERARKVEAQHQKKATQQAQQRKRKASRAPSSKNKRQKRAMEDRARDRVASPPSPPPPKTTSRGRNVNLPQKFR, encoded by the coding sequence ATGGCTCCGATTGATGAAGCGATTGCAGATTTAGAATCGCGCGATCCAGGAGAGAAATTCACATTAAAAGAAGTTGCTGAAAAATGGGGGGTTAACCGCTCAACGCTAGGGCGAAGATGGAGGCGCGTGACAGGGCCTAGGAGCGATGGATACGCTCAGCAGCAAGCTATCGGCCCACAACAAGAGTTAGAGCTTGTACGATATATCACTAAGCTCACTAAGCAAGGCCTACCTCctacaagagagatgatcaggaatttctcatcagaagtagcccatcagcagctcagcgagagctgggttactcgcttcattaaccgacacgagatctatcttatctcaaagtggaccaccgccatggatcgtacgcgccacctggctgattctgagtcaaagtatagactctacttcgagctgctgcaccagaagatcaccgaataccacctagaggctcgagatatatacaatatggatgaaaAGGGCTTCCTTATTGGTATGATAGGCAGGAGTAAGAGGATATTtagcaggcgtcaatgggataagaaagaggttcgagcatctctccaggatggatcacgcgagtttctgacactcctggcctgctgctgcgccgatgggagctcgctgcctccagcccttatctacgcagctaaaaatggagccatacgatcgagttgggtggaggatattaaggcaggagaacatgaggtctttgtctcatcatctctaacaggctggtcaaacaatgacgtaggcctagcttggctagagcaggtgtttgatcgctatacaaagcagcgatcagggagatggcgattgctcatccttgatggccatggatctcacctcacgatggagtttatcaagtactgcgatcgccataggatcctcctcatgatccttcctccccattcgactcatacgctccagccgctcgatgtagtgctgttcaagccactctctcaagcctactccaacgagctcactaaccatctctacaaggctcaaggcctcaTTCCAATTaagaaaggagacttcttcccactcttctggAGAGCTTGGCAGGCCTCGTTTAAGCAATCAACTATATTAAAAGCGTTTGAAGCTACTGGTATATGGCCAATAGATcccaacgttatccttcgtagatttgccagcacgccagaagctgagagaagctcatcttcagggctctctgatcatgactggagaaagctcgatcggttagtacgagctgctgtcaatgatagccatcagtatgaggcaagaaagctgcgctcaagcgttcaccatctctctgtgcagtatAAGCTTTTAcagcatgagaacgagggcttaaaggaggctcttcaacataaaaagaagcataagaagaagggcaaagctcttgaccttcaacagcgccaggagtatcacggtggctctgtcttctggtctcctcgcaagatacgcgaggctcgagctagagaagtagtacgggagcgagataagatagaggagaaactccaaaaagcacaggccaagaagcagcgtgAGGAGGTtcaactgcagcgtcaagttaagctcgaggagaagcgtgtagagaggcagaggctcaaggagataagggagcttgagcgagctgagaaagcagctgaacgcgcgcgcaaagttgaagctcaacaccagaaaaaagccacccaacaagctcaacaacgcaagcgTAAAGCCTCAAGAGCGCCCTCTTCTAAgaacaagcgtcaaaaacgaGCGATGGAGGATAGAGCTCGCGATAGAGTTGCATCTCCTCCAtcgcctccaccaccaaagaccacatcacgtggccgcaacgtcaacctcccacaAAAATTCAGATAG